One Ahaetulla prasina isolate Xishuangbanna chromosome 1, ASM2864084v1, whole genome shotgun sequence DNA window includes the following coding sequences:
- the LOC131192122 gene encoding interleukin-20 receptor subunit alpha-like isoform X2 has product MSDPAASALWLLLLRLIFPAPPSEAAAPHCLLPSPRNVHFVSRNMKNILHWLPPEGIAENRLNYKVKYLIYGTDKWIKYPECKNINQTWCDLSHGTYNHKEQYHARVKVSLNGNCSLWAESPRFNPFTDTTIDPPAFALSSTENSISVTVVPPEKWKRNPREEPVYLHEIYSGLQYNVSVFNKNINKRWMFCIQNNRLEVQQLQPNTTYCVTVQIYISPLLFSELSEEHCIATLKDPAFKQTATVIFGYTLPGLLLVLIILVSSCCLYRYTHFVKQTYPKNLILKYSQTCGRDNFVPSEKIVVNFITVNIVEEHKSFPENHQRRIGNGYINTETGEGNCAEEKASKKVLGNNNFLERDNELKDEQSRSKAKLGELESPQALGQTHHNEVVAYEFDVRAEQMTPVQEKQQMFSCICEPDCAPHNSQATTSELPVYGTKQDYCPQFGTHNPNTSFRQQPKKVLLNERQSASLQLYDAEVPLINLMADEPNQSLCSECDVIADICLVPDPKEPFLDEKEAALKEPHTLLSLLTQKTSSKHHQIGTRAKENQETGMEDEQNQTVDWNPWTGRMYLSPLLNITKEDKIDPKNYEESLEEALLLRLYESHCSEDLLGRYENMYLLQLKEHWGLHIEMQT; this is encoded by the exons ATGAGTGACCCCGCGGCGTCAGCTCTCTGGCTCCTCCTGCTCCGACTGATCTTCCCCGCGCCTCCTTCAGAGGCGGCAG CACCACATTGTCTTTTGCCCAGCCCAAGGAatgtccattttgtctccagaaaCATGAAGAACATCCTGCATTGGTTGCCACCAGAAGGAATAGCGGAGAACAGATTAAATTATAAAGTGAAGTATTTGAT ATATGGCACAGATAAATGGATTAAGTATCCAGAATGTAAGAATATCAATCAGACCTGGTGTGACCTCTCACATGGAACGTACAACCACAAAGAACAGTATCATGCCAGAGTGAAAGTCTCTCTAAACGGAAATTGTTCTCTCTGGGCAGAATCACCCAGGTTCAATCCATTTACAGACA CGACTATCGATCCACCCGCATTTGCCCTCTCGTCTACCGAGAATTCGATTTCGGTCACCGTGGTTCCCCCCGAGAAATGGAAGAGAAATCCCAGGGAGGAACCGGTATATTTGCACGAAATATACTCGGGCCTACAATATAACGTGTCAGTATTcaacaaaaacataaataaaaga tGGATGTTTTGCATTCAAAACAACCGATTGGAGGTGCAGCAGTTACAGCCAAATACGACATACTGTGTCACCGTACAAATATATATTAGTCCACTTCTGTTTAGTGAATTATCTGAAGAACACTGCATCGCTACCCTGAAAG ATCCAGCTTTCAAGCAAACTGCAACAGTCATATTTGGATATACTTTACCAGGTCTGTTGTTAGTCCTGATTATTTTAGTGTCAAGCTGCTGTCTATATAGATATACCCATTTCGTGAAGCAAACGTATCCCAAGAACTTG atCTTGAAATACAGTCAAACCTGTGGAAGAGATAATTTTGTTCCTTCTGAAAAAATAGTGGTTAACTTCATTACAGTTAATATTGTAGAAGAACATAAATCCTTTCCGGAGAACCATCAGCGAAGAATTGGCAATGGCTACATCAATACTGAGACTGGTGAGGGAAACTGTGCAGAAGAGAAAGCTtctaaaaaagttctgggaaacaATAATTTCTTAGAAAGGGACAATGAACTAAAAGATGAACAAAGTAGAAGCAAAGCAAAACTGGGAGAGTTGGAATCGCCCCAGGCTTTAGGACAGACGCACCATAATGAGGTGGTGGCATACGAATTTGACGTGAGGGCTGAACAGATGACTCCAGTTCAGGAGAAACAACAAATGTTTAGCTGTATTTGTGAACCAGATTGTGCACCACACAATTCACAAGCAACCACGTCAGAGTTGCCCGTCTATGGAACAAAGCAGGACTATTGCCCGCAGTTTGGCACACACAATCCAAATACCTCTTTCAGGCAACAACCAAAAAAAGTCCTTCTGAATGAAAGGCAATCTGCTTCTTTACAATTATACGATGCTGAAGTGCCTCTGATAAATTTGATGGCTGATGAGCCCAACCAGTCCTTATGTTCTGAGTGTGATGTTATAGCAGACATTTGTTTGGTGCCTGATCCAAAAGAGCCCTTTTTGGATGAAAAAGAAGctgcactcaaagagccacacacTTTACTATCTCTACTAACTCAAAAGACATCTTCAAAACATCACCAGATTGGAACAAGGGCCAAGGAAAACCAGGAAACAGGGATGGAAGACGAACAGAATCAAACAGTTGACTGGAATCCCTGGACTGGGAGGATGTATTTGTCCCCGTTACTTAATATaacaaaagaagataaaattgacCCCAAAAATTATGAGGAATCCCTTGAAGAAGCCCTTCTACTCAGGCTTTATGAGAGCCACTGTTCTGAAGACTTATTAGGAAGATATGAGAATATGTATCTCCTCCAACTCAAAGAACATTGGGGACTACATATAGAAATGCAAACTTAA
- the LOC131192122 gene encoding interleukin-20 receptor subunit alpha-like isoform X1 codes for MSDPAASALWLLLLRLIFPAPPSEAAAPHCLLPSPRNVHFVSRNMKNILHWLPPEGIAENRLNYKVKYLIYGTDKWIKYPECKNINQTWCDLSHGTYNHKEQYHARVKVSLNGNCSLWAESPRFNPFTDTTIDPPAFALSSTENSISVTVVPPEKWKRNPREEPVYLHEIYSGLQYNVSVFNKNINKRWMFCIQNNRLEVQQLQPNTTYCVTVQIYISPLLFSELSEEHCIATLKADPAFKQTATVIFGYTLPGLLLVLIILVSSCCLYRYTHFVKQTYPKNLILKYSQTCGRDNFVPSEKIVVNFITVNIVEEHKSFPENHQRRIGNGYINTETGEGNCAEEKASKKVLGNNNFLERDNELKDEQSRSKAKLGELESPQALGQTHHNEVVAYEFDVRAEQMTPVQEKQQMFSCICEPDCAPHNSQATTSELPVYGTKQDYCPQFGTHNPNTSFRQQPKKVLLNERQSASLQLYDAEVPLINLMADEPNQSLCSECDVIADICLVPDPKEPFLDEKEAALKEPHTLLSLLTQKTSSKHHQIGTRAKENQETGMEDEQNQTVDWNPWTGRMYLSPLLNITKEDKIDPKNYEESLEEALLLRLYESHCSEDLLGRYENMYLLQLKEHWGLHIEMQT; via the exons ATGAGTGACCCCGCGGCGTCAGCTCTCTGGCTCCTCCTGCTCCGACTGATCTTCCCCGCGCCTCCTTCAGAGGCGGCAG CACCACATTGTCTTTTGCCCAGCCCAAGGAatgtccattttgtctccagaaaCATGAAGAACATCCTGCATTGGTTGCCACCAGAAGGAATAGCGGAGAACAGATTAAATTATAAAGTGAAGTATTTGAT ATATGGCACAGATAAATGGATTAAGTATCCAGAATGTAAGAATATCAATCAGACCTGGTGTGACCTCTCACATGGAACGTACAACCACAAAGAACAGTATCATGCCAGAGTGAAAGTCTCTCTAAACGGAAATTGTTCTCTCTGGGCAGAATCACCCAGGTTCAATCCATTTACAGACA CGACTATCGATCCACCCGCATTTGCCCTCTCGTCTACCGAGAATTCGATTTCGGTCACCGTGGTTCCCCCCGAGAAATGGAAGAGAAATCCCAGGGAGGAACCGGTATATTTGCACGAAATATACTCGGGCCTACAATATAACGTGTCAGTATTcaacaaaaacataaataaaaga tGGATGTTTTGCATTCAAAACAACCGATTGGAGGTGCAGCAGTTACAGCCAAATACGACATACTGTGTCACCGTACAAATATATATTAGTCCACTTCTGTTTAGTGAATTATCTGAAGAACACTGCATCGCTACCCTGAAAG CAGATCCAGCTTTCAAGCAAACTGCAACAGTCATATTTGGATATACTTTACCAGGTCTGTTGTTAGTCCTGATTATTTTAGTGTCAAGCTGCTGTCTATATAGATATACCCATTTCGTGAAGCAAACGTATCCCAAGAACTTG atCTTGAAATACAGTCAAACCTGTGGAAGAGATAATTTTGTTCCTTCTGAAAAAATAGTGGTTAACTTCATTACAGTTAATATTGTAGAAGAACATAAATCCTTTCCGGAGAACCATCAGCGAAGAATTGGCAATGGCTACATCAATACTGAGACTGGTGAGGGAAACTGTGCAGAAGAGAAAGCTtctaaaaaagttctgggaaacaATAATTTCTTAGAAAGGGACAATGAACTAAAAGATGAACAAAGTAGAAGCAAAGCAAAACTGGGAGAGTTGGAATCGCCCCAGGCTTTAGGACAGACGCACCATAATGAGGTGGTGGCATACGAATTTGACGTGAGGGCTGAACAGATGACTCCAGTTCAGGAGAAACAACAAATGTTTAGCTGTATTTGTGAACCAGATTGTGCACCACACAATTCACAAGCAACCACGTCAGAGTTGCCCGTCTATGGAACAAAGCAGGACTATTGCCCGCAGTTTGGCACACACAATCCAAATACCTCTTTCAGGCAACAACCAAAAAAAGTCCTTCTGAATGAAAGGCAATCTGCTTCTTTACAATTATACGATGCTGAAGTGCCTCTGATAAATTTGATGGCTGATGAGCCCAACCAGTCCTTATGTTCTGAGTGTGATGTTATAGCAGACATTTGTTTGGTGCCTGATCCAAAAGAGCCCTTTTTGGATGAAAAAGAAGctgcactcaaagagccacacacTTTACTATCTCTACTAACTCAAAAGACATCTTCAAAACATCACCAGATTGGAACAAGGGCCAAGGAAAACCAGGAAACAGGGATGGAAGACGAACAGAATCAAACAGTTGACTGGAATCCCTGGACTGGGAGGATGTATTTGTCCCCGTTACTTAATATaacaaaagaagataaaattgacCCCAAAAATTATGAGGAATCCCTTGAAGAAGCCCTTCTACTCAGGCTTTATGAGAGCCACTGTTCTGAAGACTTATTAGGAAGATATGAGAATATGTATCTCCTCCAACTCAAAGAACATTGGGGACTACATATAGAAATGCAAACTTAA